A genome region from Lactobacillus sp. ESL0791 includes the following:
- the mvk gene encoding mevalonate kinase has protein sequence MKSSYTAHGKVILIGEHSVVYGYDALALPIKALHIITTVEPAQEIWMDTAKYRGPFFAAPAEYDGLKYVVKTLLAKTAGQEKVKITYTGEIPIERGLGSSATVALGTTKAMNDYFGLGLETDEVMTITNHAEMINHGKASGLDAATVNSDHLVFFNKKTGAKEIAAKLGATLLIMDTGELGSTKQAVNQVHDLLQTNPVAKGQLHELGTLADEAKEEWFKQNYGKIGQIFTKAETILRSFNLATPKINQLEKLALENGALGYKLSGSGLGGIVIALCDKAVTAEKIAQSSKDLISNYWIEEI, from the coding sequence ATGAAAAGTAGTTACACGGCGCATGGCAAAGTGATTTTAATCGGTGAGCATTCGGTTGTCTATGGTTATGATGCACTGGCGCTGCCGATTAAGGCCCTGCACATCATAACTACGGTTGAACCCGCACAGGAAATATGGATGGATACCGCAAAATACCGCGGGCCATTTTTTGCGGCCCCAGCAGAATATGATGGCTTGAAATATGTTGTTAAAACATTGTTGGCAAAAACTGCAGGACAGGAAAAAGTAAAAATAACTTACACGGGCGAAATTCCCATTGAACGAGGTCTGGGCTCCAGTGCCACTGTTGCCCTAGGTACAACTAAGGCAATGAATGACTACTTTGGTCTAGGACTTGAGACGGACGAAGTCATGACAATTACCAACCATGCGGAAATGATTAATCATGGTAAAGCTTCCGGACTTGATGCTGCAACCGTTAATTCTGACCACCTCGTCTTTTTCAACAAAAAAACCGGCGCAAAAGAAATTGCCGCAAAGCTGGGCGCAACTCTATTAATTATGGATACTGGTGAACTGGGCAGTACCAAACAGGCTGTTAACCAAGTTCACGATCTGCTGCAGACTAATCCCGTTGCCAAAGGTCAACTTCATGAGCTCGGCACTTTAGCAGATGAAGCCAAAGAAGAATGGTTTAAGCAAAACTACGGAAAAATTGGCCAAATTTTTACCAAGGCAGAAACAATTTTACGCTCGTTTAACCTTGCGACACCGAAAATTAATCAGCTTGAAAAGCTTGCGTTAGAAAACGGCGCTTTGGGCTACAAACTGTCAGGCAGCGGCCTGGGCGGAATTGTTATTGCCTTGTGTGATAAGGCAGTAACTGCCGAAAAGATTGCTCAAAGCAGCAAAGACCTAATTAGTAACTATTGGATCGAGGAAATTTAA
- the mvaD gene encoding diphosphomevalonate decarboxylase encodes MNQTVRAHTNIALIKYWGKKDDQLRLPLMSSLSMTLDKFYTDTRIEQSATGNAFYLNNIKQPGKSADRVFAYLKLLQEKFAVSGNLAIYSTNHVPTAAGLASSSSAFAALAGAFCDCYGITVNKKELSILARMGSGSASRSVYGGFAIWQKGSNSSDSYAYALDETPTLDLHLLVIELDQMPKKLSSTAGMKAAQTSPFFTPWIERNEDELNAMIAAIKQQDFSTIGKIAELNASEMHAVNLTAQPGFTYFEPATIAAINLVHTLRAQGIECYYTIDAGPNLKILCQLRNVKEITKEFETKFKNVNIIDATFGSGISYLN; translated from the coding sequence ATGAACCAAACCGTACGCGCTCACACAAATATTGCTTTAATTAAATACTGGGGCAAAAAAGATGATCAGCTGCGGCTGCCCTTAATGTCAAGTTTGTCAATGACGCTGGATAAGTTTTATACGGACACAAGGATTGAACAATCCGCAACAGGCAATGCTTTTTACCTTAATAATATAAAACAGCCGGGAAAAAGTGCGGACCGGGTCTTTGCTTACCTGAAATTATTGCAGGAAAAATTTGCTGTTTCGGGAAATCTAGCAATTTACTCAACCAACCACGTGCCGACGGCGGCCGGGCTTGCCTCTTCTAGTTCTGCCTTTGCAGCTTTAGCCGGCGCTTTTTGTGACTGCTATGGTATTACTGTTAACAAAAAGGAATTGTCAATTTTGGCAAGAATGGGTTCGGGGTCAGCTAGTCGGTCCGTTTACGGCGGTTTTGCCATTTGGCAAAAAGGCAGCAATAGCAGTGATTCATATGCATACGCACTTGATGAAACTCCCACACTTGATTTGCACCTTCTGGTAATTGAGCTTGATCAGATGCCTAAGAAATTGTCTTCAACTGCCGGGATGAAGGCAGCACAAACCTCGCCCTTTTTTACGCCCTGGATTGAACGCAATGAAGATGAGCTAAATGCAATGATTGCCGCAATTAAGCAGCAGGACTTTTCCACAATCGGAAAAATTGCGGAACTTAATGCTAGTGAAATGCATGCCGTCAACTTGACAGCACAGCCGGGCTTTACCTATTTTGAGCCGGCAACAATTGCCGCAATTAACTTAGTACATACTTTACGTGCCCAAGGAATCGAATGTTATTATACAATTGATGCGGGTCCCAACTTGAAAATTTTGTGTCAGTTAAGAAATGTAAAAGAAATTACGAAAGAGTTTGAGACTAAATTTAAGAATGTTAATATAATAGATGCAACTTTTGGTTCAGGTATTTCCTACCTAAATTAA
- a CDS encoding phosphomevalonate kinase, giving the protein MITEQAPGKLYIAGEYAVLEQDCPAILVAIDQFIRVSITKSKTGTGLIHSKQYSQDSIHWVRKGYKMVIDNRDNPFEYILAAISYTERFCIEQNIKMKVYDLHINSDLDSADGKKYGLGSSAAVTVATVKAILRFYQVAFTNELVYKLSAIAHYSVQGNGSAGDIAASVYGGWLAYQTFDKKWLKRELAAKSLSAVVAEAWPGLKIELLTPPEGMKLIIGWSQKPASTSQLVDETNANKAALNGEYKKFLVASKKCVLDMVTGFEENNISLIKQQIAVNRKLLQHFAQINQIAIEIPRLSKLIQIAEDFGCAAKTSGAGNGDCGIVITDNQTDIAALEAEWRKHEILPLNFHVHQVARLQK; this is encoded by the coding sequence TTGATAACAGAACAAGCCCCGGGTAAATTATATATTGCTGGCGAGTATGCGGTTTTAGAACAAGACTGCCCCGCTATTTTAGTGGCAATTGACCAATTTATTCGGGTTTCAATTACTAAAAGCAAAACCGGTACCGGTTTAATTCATTCAAAGCAGTATTCACAGGATTCCATCCATTGGGTGCGCAAGGGTTATAAAATGGTAATTGATAACCGTGACAACCCCTTTGAATATATCTTGGCGGCGATTTCGTATACGGAACGATTCTGTATTGAGCAGAACATTAAAATGAAGGTTTATGATTTGCATATCAATTCCGACCTTGATTCTGCCGATGGTAAAAAATATGGTCTGGGTTCAAGCGCAGCGGTAACCGTGGCAACGGTTAAAGCAATTTTACGTTTTTATCAGGTGGCTTTTACCAATGAGTTAGTTTATAAGTTATCTGCCATTGCCCATTATTCAGTTCAAGGAAACGGTTCGGCTGGCGACATTGCTGCCAGCGTTTACGGTGGCTGGCTGGCTTACCAGACCTTTGATAAAAAATGGTTAAAAAGGGAACTCGCTGCTAAGTCATTATCTGCGGTGGTTGCCGAAGCGTGGCCGGGGCTGAAAATTGAATTGTTAACTCCGCCCGAAGGGATGAAGTTAATCATCGGCTGGAGTCAAAAGCCAGCGTCAACGTCACAATTAGTTGATGAAACCAATGCCAATAAAGCCGCTTTGAACGGTGAATATAAAAAGTTCTTGGTTGCTTCTAAAAAGTGTGTGCTGGACATGGTCACTGGATTTGAAGAAAACAACATTTCCCTAATTAAGCAGCAGATTGCGGTTAACCGGAAGTTATTGCAGCATTTTGCCCAGATTAACCAAATTGCAATCGAAATTCCCCGCTTGTCAAAATTAATTCAAATTGCGGAGGATTTCGGTTGTGCAGCGAAAACTTCTGGTGCCGGCAATGGCGACTGCGGCATCGTGATCACAGATAACCAGACTGATATTGCGGCGCTTGAGGCCGAATGGCGCAAGCATGAAATTTTGCCTCTCAATTTTCATGTTCATCAAGTTGCCCGCTTGCAAAAATAG
- the fni gene encoding type 2 isopentenyl-diphosphate Delta-isomerase, whose product MSIRSKRKEEHLALAQKFFAEPRQNSFDQMHLVRPSLPESKVDPAAIKTTMFGKELATPFFINAMTGGSRKSYKINQSLGRITAKTSIALALGSASILIKEHEQLESFLVAREENPTGVIIANCNAKTTPQDAQKIVSELQADALQIHLNTVQEIAMPEGERDFRYLDNLRRLRQKITVPIIIKEVGFGLDQATINLLKNEEFTLFDIAGSGGTNFAQIENARNQSDVSYLEDLGLPTVISAMMARKENVDFIVSGGVRNPLDAFKGLCLGGKYVGISNVFLQALMQNGEDYLLQMIKNWQNELAALLAIFGQADLQSVTLIKQYFDLPLKNLIEQLI is encoded by the coding sequence ATGTCAATTCGTTCAAAGAGAAAAGAAGAACATTTAGCATTGGCGCAAAAATTCTTTGCCGAACCAAGGCAAAATAGTTTTGACCAAATGCATTTGGTCAGGCCAAGCTTGCCCGAAAGCAAAGTTGATCCTGCAGCAATTAAAACTACCATGTTTGGCAAAGAACTTGCTACCCCCTTTTTCATCAATGCAATGACCGGCGGCTCAAGAAAGTCTTACAAAATTAATCAAAGTTTGGGGCGGATTACCGCTAAAACCAGCATAGCTTTAGCACTGGGCTCGGCAAGCATCCTAATTAAGGAACATGAACAGCTGGAAAGTTTTTTGGTTGCCCGTGAAGAAAATCCAACAGGCGTGATTATTGCTAACTGCAATGCTAAGACAACGCCGCAAGATGCACAAAAAATAGTCAGTGAATTGCAGGCCGATGCGCTGCAAATTCATCTCAATACCGTGCAGGAAATTGCCATGCCTGAAGGTGAACGCGATTTTCGTTATTTGGATAATTTAAGAAGGCTGCGGCAAAAGATTACGGTGCCGATCATCATCAAGGAAGTCGGTTTTGGCCTGGATCAGGCGACGATTAATTTACTGAAAAATGAAGAATTCACCCTTTTTGATATTGCTGGCAGCGGTGGTACCAATTTTGCTCAGATTGAAAATGCCCGCAACCAAAGTGATGTCTCCTACCTTGAAGATTTAGGATTGCCTACTGTCATTTCTGCAATGATGGCACGAAAAGAAAATGTCGACTTCATCGTTTCTGGCGGTGTGCGCAATCCGTTAGATGCTTTCAAAGGGCTGTGCTTAGGTGGTAAATACGTTGGTATTTCAAATGTTTTCTTGCAGGCCTTAATGCAAAACGGTGAGGACTACCTCTTGCAAATGATTAAAAATTGGCAGAATGAATTAGCAGCATTGTTGGCAATTTTTGGACAAGCTGATTTGCAATCTGTCACGTTAATCAAGCAATATTTTGATTTGCCGCTTAAAAATTTAATTGAGCAATTGATATAA
- a CDS encoding ATP-binding cassette domain-containing protein — MLKLTNIKKSFGKKQVLRDVTMTAETGELLHISGVNGSGKSTIFKIITGLLKADSGSVTIGDQDVIGALIENPGFLEYESAMTNLHFLANLNHRFNEEKVRGLLEQFELDPDDRQAIAKYSVGMRQKVGIIQAVMEGQNIILFDEPTRGIDQDSIGQFVSLLKSLKKENKTVIVASHDKLDELNYDRRLHLQYGILKDE, encoded by the coding sequence ATGTTAAAACTCACAAATATCAAAAAATCATTTGGCAAAAAGCAGGTCTTGCGTGACGTTACCATGACGGCTGAAACTGGGGAACTGCTTCACATTTCTGGAGTTAACGGTTCTGGAAAATCGACTATTTTTAAAATTATTACGGGCCTGCTTAAAGCTGACAGCGGCAGCGTTACAATTGGCGACCAAGACGTCATTGGCGCCTTGATTGAAAATCCTGGCTTCTTGGAATACGAATCAGCCATGACCAATTTGCATTTTCTAGCTAATCTCAATCATCGTTTCAACGAAGAGAAGGTGAGGGGCTTGCTGGAACAATTTGAGCTTGACCCAGATGACCGACAGGCGATAGCTAAATATTCAGTTGGTATGCGGCAAAAAGTTGGTATTATTCAGGCTGTGATGGAGGGTCAGAATATTATTTTGTTTGATGAACCAACGCGAGGGATTGACCAAGATAGCATCGGGCAGTTTGTGTCTTTACTGAAAAGTTTAAAGAAGGAAAATAAAACGGTGATTGTAGCCAGTCACGACAAGCTTGATGAGCTTAATTATGACCGCCGTTTGCATCTGCAGTATGGCATTCTTAAAGATGAATGA
- a CDS encoding helix-turn-helix domain-containing protein, translated as MKQIGDTLRALRTSKHVTQKQLAEGILDRSDLSKIERNLIEPSYTSLNLLISRLGITGDEFEYICNDYSWSPKLKLMYDFFKLDYTTEQEKIVDFLKRCAAFDNDDDIKKISLVLQALQVFEEKDGYLKARKLAKPVWFDYLAKTSTWTISDLCILNMIFFVLDDETIAVIIPEAVKTIENKYPFLQKLRLSFIINKGYLQMKQHDFSAATATFRNSLDQIKKTKNFAELLLVKGRIALCKKDKVGALKYSDLLIDIEAQATARALQAEIREFNCLFN; from the coding sequence ATGAAACAGATTGGTGATACCTTGAGGGCATTGCGTACCTCTAAGCACGTTACACAAAAACAGTTAGCAGAAGGTATTCTAGACAGAAGCGATCTTTCTAAAATTGAACGTAATTTGATTGAGCCATCCTATACTAGTTTAAACTTACTCATTTCTCGTCTAGGAATTACTGGCGATGAATTTGAGTACATTTGCAATGACTATTCTTGGTCACCCAAGCTTAAGCTAATGTATGATTTCTTTAAACTAGACTACACCACTGAACAGGAAAAAATTGTCGACTTTCTGAAGCGCTGCGCGGCTTTTGATAATGACGATGATATCAAAAAGATCTCACTGGTTTTACAGGCCTTACAAGTATTTGAAGAAAAAGACGGTTATTTAAAAGCGCGCAAACTTGCGAAACCAGTTTGGTTTGATTATTTAGCTAAAACTTCAACTTGGACAATATCAGATTTATGCATTTTAAACATGATTTTCTTTGTTTTAGATGATGAAACCATTGCGGTTATCATCCCTGAAGCTGTCAAAACGATTGAAAATAAGTATCCTTTCCTGCAAAAATTAAGATTGAGTTTTATCATTAATAAAGGCTATTTACAGATGAAACAACACGATTTTAGTGCTGCAACTGCAACGTTTAGAAATTCATTAGACCAAATAAAAAAGACAAAAAATTTTGCTGAATTACTTCTTGTTAAAGGACGAATTGCACTTTGTAAAAAGGATAAAGTTGGTGCATTAAAGTATTCAGATCTACTTATTGATATTGAAGCTCAAGCTACAGCCCGAGCTTTACAAGCCGAAATTCGAGAATTTAATTGTTTATTTAACTAG